Genomic DNA from Niallia circulans:
CACTTGTTAATTTGCCAGGTAATATGCTGACTGCAACGGATATGGCTGCATATGCAGAAAAGCTCGGTGAAAAATATGGATTTGAAGTCGAAATACTGGAGAAAGAGGATATGCTTAAGCTTGGCATGGGCGCAATTCTTGCTGTAAACCAAGGCTCGACAGAACCTCCGAAGATGATTGTACTAAAATATCAAGGAAAAGAAGAATGGACAGATGTTATCGGTCTTGTCGGGAAAGGAATCACCTTCGACACTGGTGGCTATTCGATCAAGCCGAAGGACGGCATTGTTGGAATGAAGACAGATATGGGTGGTGCTGCAGCAGTTCTTGGCGCAATGGAAATTGTCGGAGAGCTTAAGCCAGAACAAAATGTTGTGGCTGTTATTGCTTCAACAGACAATATGATAAGCGGATCTGCCTTTAAACCAGATGACGTTATTACATCCATGAGTGGAAAAACAATTGAAGTGTTGAACACTGATGCTGAGGGCCGATTAGTGCTTGCAGATGCTGTTACTTATGCAAAACATCATGGTGCAAACTATCTTGTTGATGTCGCTACATTAACAGGTGGTGTCATTGTTGCGCTTGGGATGGAAACGACAGGTGCAATGACGAATGATGAATTGCTGTTTGAACAAGTACTTGAAGCATCGTATGAAGCAGGAGAACCTATCTGGAGATTGCCGATTTTTGAAAGCCATAAAAAAAGAGTAAGAAATAGTCCAGTAGCAGACTTAAATAATTCTCCTGGGAGAGAAGGACATGCAATTGTTGCGGGTGCTTTCATTGGAGAATTTGCAGAAGGCACACCATGGGTACATCTGGATATTGCAGGCACATCCTATACGAGTAAAAATTCAGAGCTGCAAAAAGCGGGTGCTACAGGCGTCATGACAAGAACGTTAGCTTTATTGGTCGAAAGATTTGGTCAAGAGGATTAAACGAAAAAGAAGCTGTGCTCATAAGGCACAGCTTCTTTTTATTCAATGGGATTAATTAGAGTCCGCTCCATCTATCTCTATGCAATGGTTATAAAGCCATTCTTCCATTGGGTATGGCATGTTTTTGTTAGCAACTAACGATGCATGACCACCTTCAAACAAAACGAATGTCTTATCCTCACTGCCAACGACGTCCATGATGGGCTCACAAAGGGTGCTTGGGACAAGTGGATCATATTTAGTGGAAAATACAAGCAGGTTACAAGTAATATTGCTGAAGTCGACAGGCTCTCCGTTAATTTCCAAGCCGCCTTCCACGATTTTGTTATCACGGATATAGTCATTCATAAGCTGCTTGAATGCCTTGCCTGGAAGCGGGATATGGTCAAGTGTCCATTTGTTCATTCTCAGCCATTTCTCCCGGTATTTTGGATCATCGACTCTGTTCAGCAATGCCAAATAGTGGCTGTAGGACACAGGTGCTGCAATCATTCTAGTTCCATATTTAATAAAGTCCGGTGGAACCATCGAAATGGCATCAGTAAATTCCTCCATTTCAATTTCTCCGTTGCGGAGCGCTTTAAGCCATTTATCATACATAGGGAAACTAGAAAAATCAATTGGTGATACGGCTAGTATCAGATTTTTTATTTTTGCCTTCGTAACCGCCGCAAAAACGGCTGCAAGTGTTCCGCCGAGGCAAAAGCCAATGACCGTCATTTCGTCGGTGCCTGCATGACGCAGTGCGCGCTGGTAGCCTTTATCAATATACTTTGTAATATAGTCATCAATTGATGTGTCGCGATCTTCAAAGCCAGGAATGCCAAAATCAATTAAATAGGTGTCATATCCAGCATTTGTAAAGGACTCAATCAGACTGATTGATGGAGCCAAGTCTAAAATATATGCCTTATTAACGATAGAATATATAAGGAAAATCGGTTCTTTAAACTTTTTTTGCCGAGCTGGATAATACCAGAGGGTTGTTTTGTTTGTCTTCCAAATAGGGTACCTTTCGGAGAGGCCGACAGGTATATCTTCCTCCGTAAGTGCCCCGAAAAATGTGGAAAATCGTTTCAGCACCATAGTTAATTCACCTTATAAGGGTCATCAGAGGATGCTTCTGTCAAATAAAACTGTTCTTTTTGCTCGGCCATTTTCTGTTTAACATCCAGCATTTCTTGTTGAAGGGACGCAATTTCTTCCTCTTGCTTGGCGATTTCTTCACTTAAACTAAGAGAAATTGGTTCAGAATTTGTTTCCTCGCTTGCAGCAATCTTTTCAACAAGCTCTTTCATCTCTTGCAGCATTCTTGTCATTTGATAAATTTGGTCATCAATATTATCAATTTTTTCTTCTGATTGAATAATGAGCTGAGTAGCATTGGATAAATCCGTTTTAGTTGGGAAATTCAAAATGGTAGCAGTCTGTTCTGTATATTTTTGAACTAGCTTTATTTTTTTGGCAAGCGCTTTTGGTTGCGACTTGGCTAATTCAATTAGGGAATAATTATTAAGCTGATTTTGAATCATATTATTGATTTGGAATTGAAGGAAAGTTCCTCCTCGTTTCAGTAAATCATATACATCTAAGGTAACCTGACCCATAAAAAACATCCTTTCTTCATTTGTTCATTATTTTTTTAAATTGCTAAGCTACTCTTAAAGCATGGATGACATGCCACCATCTATGGCAATTGTCTGTCCAGTTATATAATCAGAACCAGAACCTGCTAATAAAAGTGTCAGTCCTCTTAAATCTTTTGAATCACCAGCCCTATGTGCTGGTATCTTCATTAAAAGCTGTTTTTCGTGTTTTTCTAAGACAGATGTTATCTTTGTTGGGAAAAAGCCAGGTGCAATTGCATTCACTTGAATATTATAAGGAGCGAGCTTAACTGCCAGTTCTTTTGTTAATGTGATAATAGCACCCTTGCTGGTGTTATAAGCAATGGCGTCTAAAAAGAGTGGGTGTGTGCCGAATAAAGCAGTCACAGAGGAGATATTGATAATTTTTCCTGATTTTTGCTGAAGCATTTTTTTTGCAGCAGCTTGTGAAAATAAGAAGGCTCCCTTTACATTAACATCCATGACTTTGTCCCATTTATCCTCAGGATAATCTAATGTAGGAGCTATCCAGGAAGTTCCGCTATTATTAATAAGGATGTCAATCGAGCCAAACTGTTCCTCGGTTTTTACAATTACTTCTTCTATTTCTTTTTGATTTGCTACATCACACGCAAGTGCGATTGCTTGAATTCCCTTTGCTTTAAGAAATTCCACTGTTTCACTGCAATTTTCAAGCTTTCTCGAACAAATTACAATATTGGCGCCAGCTTCTCCTAAGCATGCAGCCATTTCTTTTCCTAACCCTCTTCCACCACCTGTTACGATAGCCGTCTTTCCTGTAAGATCGAATAACTCATTCATCTATATGATTATCCTCCTGTAGTTAAAGATTTCCTTATAGTATAAACAAGCAGTGGGTGAAAGGTGCTTAAAATAAGGAAATCCCCCAAGCCTATAACTTAGGGGAATTTCCTTGTGTGAGGCTTTTGCCCAGTCCAAAAAAGGGACAGATGCATATGTAATAGAGTAAGGATAAATAGAACACAAAGAAGAGGAGGCAATGCAACAGATGTATGGATATAGACATCCTCATGACTCAAGAATATTTTTTGGCGCACCGTTAGTTGGTGGTTTAATAGGCGGATTAGTTGGTGGAGCAGTAGGCGGCGCTTTAGTAAGACCAAGACCTTATTTTTATGGACCTCCAGTCCCTTATGGTCCGGTTCCTTATGGCCCAGGCCCGTACGGCCCTTACCCATATTATTAAGAAGTTATCGCCCGCATCATTTGCATGCGGGTTTTTCTTTTTTTAAAGTTCGCTCCAGCGCAGCTTTAATGTTAAATAACAGCAAGGAGGGGCATTTTTATTATCAAAATCCAATGTAATTCCGTCAGGAGTATATTTTACCTTTGGGAGATGGGTAATGCCGCTTGTTCGCAGTAATTCGTTAACAGCATTGGTGTTGGAGGATTGTGCTGCTTGCATAACCCGTCTTGCATAATCCTTTGATTGAAATCTTGTCATAAGAGTCCTTGCATCTGTTAACAATATCAAGCTATTTTGAGCGCTCTTTACAAACTGGTCTGGCTTTACTTCTGGCAGCTGGCGAAATGGATATGGGTAGAATAAATATGGGTGAATAGGTATTGGTGAAAAGGGGTAACAGCGATGAGTTTGTTGTCTAAACATATTATTCACTCCAATCACTTTGAATAGTGGATATTTAATCGTATTCTTCCCCTGTTTTTCATATGAACAATTTACATACTTTTCTACACTTTGGAGAAATAAAAAGCATTAGGCGAAAAAATTACATTTCGCACTAATGCTGGGAATTTTACTTATTACGGTGTTCCACTAAATCAATTGCTCCTAGTACAATATGTGCCAAGCCAAAGCCGAACACAGTATTAGAAACCATGGAATCGATTCTGCGATTTTGTTTCATAACAATACCAGCTGTTGTTACTGCAGTACCTAAGACAGTTGGAATTAAGCCTTCACGAATATTTTCCATTTAGTTTCACCCCGATTCAAGTTTGTCCGTAACAGGACAATAATAATATGCTCTTTTTTGTATGTTGTTAGCCTTGTGATCTGTTGGTACATATTACAATATTGTTTGCCTTTGTTCAAATTATTCTAAATGTTAATGCTTGTGCTTAGCTTGTAAATAAAGTAGGGGTATAAATGATTTTATTAGGAAAAAATAGGAGGAGAGCACTCATTTTTTTCTATAGAGTTTTGCACAATAATGTCTTTTTTACTACAATAAAAGCAGTGTGGTTAAGATAATGTTAAGTATAAGGAGATTTAAAGGGAATTAGATGAATACTTATTTGACAAGTTACTTTCCGCTTTTTTCAATAAGTTTTTTTAGTTTATCATTTGCTATCCGTATTCAATCAAGTATTATTGCTGTTTTTAAGAGGCTGGGAATGTATGAAGGTCTGCTTGAGTTTTTTTCAGAAACAGGGATAAGGCTCGCATTATTGCTGTTTTTTTGTGTTTTTATTTTTATGGCCTTATCTGCACTCAAACTT
This window encodes:
- a CDS encoding leucyl aminopeptidase, giving the protein MFTLKQEWNFTDKLECIVVGLFEKSIKLEGQLAELDEAFDGELTKLLKESDLSAKKNQIHIVHTFGKIGAKRIVFAGLGKQKELSFHDLQEVYGAVFQELSKWKYQQAAVLLNSFTTDALDSLDAAHALAEAFALSTYEYTGYKQKSNEPDKKIEEIILYSQTDEKEIQAAANVGYTYGSGTNSARTLVNLPGNMLTATDMAAYAEKLGEKYGFEVEILEKEDMLKLGMGAILAVNQGSTEPPKMIVLKYQGKEEWTDVIGLVGKGITFDTGGYSIKPKDGIVGMKTDMGGAAAVLGAMEIVGELKPEQNVVAVIASTDNMISGSAFKPDDVITSMSGKTIEVLNTDAEGRLVLADAVTYAKHHGANYLVDVATLTGGVIVALGMETTGAMTNDELLFEQVLEASYEAGEPIWRLPIFESHKKRVRNSPVADLNNSPGREGHAIVAGAFIGEFAEGTPWVHLDIAGTSYTSKNSELQKAGATGVMTRTLALLVERFGQED
- a CDS encoding alpha/beta fold hydrolase, with protein sequence MVLKRFSTFFGALTEEDIPVGLSERYPIWKTNKTTLWYYPARQKKFKEPIFLIYSIVNKAYILDLAPSISLIESFTNAGYDTYLIDFGIPGFEDRDTSIDDYITKYIDKGYQRALRHAGTDEMTVIGFCLGGTLAAVFAAVTKAKIKNLILAVSPIDFSSFPMYDKWLKALRNGEIEMEEFTDAISMVPPDFIKYGTRMIAAPVSYSHYLALLNRVDDPKYREKWLRMNKWTLDHIPLPGKAFKQLMNDYIRDNKIVEGGLEINGEPVDFSNITCNLLVFSTKYDPLVPSTLCEPIMDVVGSEDKTFVLFEGGHASLVANKNMPYPMEEWLYNHCIEIDGADSN
- a CDS encoding SDR family oxidoreductase — protein: MNELFDLTGKTAIVTGGGRGLGKEMAACLGEAGANIVICSRKLENCSETVEFLKAKGIQAIALACDVANQKEIEEVIVKTEEQFGSIDILINNSGTSWIAPTLDYPEDKWDKVMDVNVKGAFLFSQAAAKKMLQQKSGKIINISSVTALFGTHPLFLDAIAYNTSKGAIITLTKELAVKLAPYNIQVNAIAPGFFPTKITSVLEKHEKQLLMKIPAHRAGDSKDLRGLTLLLAGSGSDYITGQTIAIDGGMSSML
- a CDS encoding asparagine synthase; its protein translation is MENIREGLIPTVLGTAVTTAGIVMKQNRRIDSMVSNTVFGFGLAHIVLGAIDLVEHRNK